One region of Triticum aestivum cultivar Chinese Spring chromosome 6B, IWGSC CS RefSeq v2.1, whole genome shotgun sequence genomic DNA includes:
- the LOC123135470 gene encoding uncharacterized protein — protein MFLWTLGGCESNRRTQNRFKHSGDTVHRKFHEVLLCVVKMAADYLKPKDPNFSSVHPRIQKDRRAYPHLKDCIGALDGTHVRATIPAGDQVRYIGRSGSTTQNVLAICDFDMHFMYTSVGQPGSMHDTSVLYHAIEADKDTFPHPPKGKYYLVDAGYPNRPGYLAPYKGERYHVPDFQRGVAPRTPKEKFNKIHSSKRNVIERAFGVWKMKWQILLKMPNYSVETQKMIVAATMTLHNYVRYLDKGDLHFLRVDRDPNYVPTIPSRYQRYAIPPNASDVSTSEASDKDMDLFRNRLATNIALGW, from the exons ATGTTCTTGTGGACATTAGGGGGTTGCGAGTCTAATAGGAGAACACAAAATCGTTTCAAGCACTCAGGAGATACAGTCCACCGGAAGTTTCATGAGGTTTTACTCTGTGTGGTTAAGATGGCAGCAGATTACCTGAAACCTAAGGACCCAAACTTTAGTAGTGTGCACCCAAGGATTCAAAAGGATAGAAGGGCTTATCCACATCTTAAGGACTGCATCGGCGCACTAGATGGTACTCACGTCAGAGCTACCATTCCTGCTGGCGACCAAGTTAGATACATTGGAAGGTCAGGATCAACAACACAGAATGTTCTGGCAATATGTGATTTTGACATGCATTTCATGTACACTTCAGTTGGTCAACCCGGCTCTATGCATGATACCAGTGTCTTGTATCATGCAATTGAAGCTGACAAAGATACCTTCCCTCATCCTCCAAAGG GTAAGTACTATCTTGTGGACGCGGGCTATCCTAATAGACCTGGATATCTCGCACCTTACAAGGGAGAAAGGTACCACGTGCCTGATTTTCAACGAGGTGTGGCGCCAAGAACACCTAAGGAGAAATTTAACAAGATACACTCATCCAAGCGTAATGTGATCGAGAGAGCATTTGGTGTGTGGAAAATGAAGTGGCAGATTCTACTAAAGATGCCCAATTATTCAGTTGAAACTCAAAAGATGATAGTGGCTGCCACTATGACCCTTCACAACTACGTTCGATATCTTGATAAGGGTGATCTTCACTTTCTTCGAGTCGACAGAGATCCCAACTATGTCCCAACTATCCCTTCAAGGTATCAACGGTATGCCATCCCTCCGAATGCATCAGATGTGTCAACCTCGGAGGCTAGTGATAAAGACATGGACCTGTTCCGTAATAGACTAGCAACTAATATTGCTCTTGGTTGGTGA